A single Oryza brachyantha chromosome 8, ObraRS2, whole genome shotgun sequence DNA region contains:
- the LOC102722516 gene encoding acyl-[acyl-carrier-protein] desaturase 7, chloroplastic: MAAAATCTLVAASRFGYPNSNGRQWKPRPATATVRFWRCRRSAAAAVATAGVGGGALTRREAEGEEARELRRCLAPERLEVLDQMEPWVEEHVLPLLKPVEAAWQPADMVPDAAELGADGFHAACVELRERAAGVPDAHLVCLVGNMVTEEALPTYQSMANRFQAARDVTGVDDTAWARWIRGWTAEENRHGDLLNRYMYLSGRLDMRQVERTVHRLISSGMPMHAPASPYHGFIYVAFQERATAISHGNTARNVLAHGDAVLARICGAIAADEKRHEAAYTRVVERLLEADPDTTVRALAYMMRRRITMPAALMDDGRDADLFAHYAAAAQQAGTYTASDYRGILEHLIRRWRVEELEAGLSGEGRRARDYVCALPQKIRRMEEKAQDRAAQMRKRPKTVPFSWIFDRPVDVIMP; this comes from the exons ATGGCGGCTGCAGCGACGTGCACCTTGGTGGCGGCGAGCAGGTTTGGATATCCGAACAGCAACGGCCGTCAGTGGAAGCCACGGCCGGCAACCGCCACTGTCCGATTCTG GCGGTGCaggaggagcgcggcggcggcggtggcgacggcgggcgtcggcggcggggcgctgacacggcgggaggcggagggcgaggaggcgcggGAGCTGAGGAGGTGCCTGGCGCCGGAGAGGCTGGAGGTGCTGGACCAGATGGAGCCGTGGGTGGAGGAGCAcgtgctgccgctgctcaagccggtggaggcggcgtggcAGCCGGCGGACATGGTGCCCGacgcggcggagctgggcgcgGACGGGTTCCACGCGGCGTGCGTCGAGCTCCGGGAGCGGGCGGCCGGCGTGCCGGACGCGCACCTGGTGTGCCTGGTGGGGAACATGGTGACGGAGGAGGCGCTGCCGACGTACCAGAGCATGGCGAACCGGTTTCAGGCGGCGCGCGACGTCACCGGCGTCGACGACACCGCGTGGGCTCGCTGGATCCGCGGCTGGACCGCCGAGGAGAACCGCCACGGCGACCTGCTCAACCGGTACATGTACCTCTCCGGCCGCCTCGACATGCGCCAGGTGGAGCGCACCGTGCACCGCCTCATCAGCTCCGGCATGCCCATGcacgcgccggcgagcccctACCACGGCTTCATCTACGTCGCCTTCCAGGAGCGCGCCACCGCCATCTCCCACGGCAACACGGCCCGCAACGTCCTCGCCCACGGCGACGCCGTGCTCGCCCGCATCtgcggcgccatcgccgccgacgagaagCGGCACGAGGCCGCCTACACCCGCGTCGTCGAGAGGCTCCTCGAGGCCGACCCTGACACAACCGTGCGCGCGCTGGCGTACATGATGCGCCGCCGGATCACCATGCCGGCCGCGCTCATGGACGACGGCCGCGACGCCGACCTGTTCGCGcactacgccgccgccgcgcagcagGCCGGCACGTACACCGCGTCCGACTACCGTGGAATCCTCGAGCACCTGATACGGCGGTGGCGCGTGGAGGAGCTGGAGGCGGGGCTCtccggcgaggggcggcgcgCGAGGGACTACGTGTGCGCGCTGCCGCAGAAGATCCGGAGGATGGAGGAGAAGGCCCAGGACAGAGCGGCCCAAATGAGGAAGAGGCCCAAGACAGTTCCGTTTAGCTGGATCTTTGATAGGCCTGTGGATGTCATCATGCCCTAA